Part of the Methanobacteriaceae archaeon genome, ACCCCCGCCATAATATATGAAGCATATGCCAATCCTAGCAATACCATTAAACAACAAGTAAAGGATTTTATAATGGCTGTGGATCAATTAAAACTTTGATTCTAATGTTTATATGGTACCAGTACTTATTAATCAATTAATAAACCATTATTTTATTAATTCCCATTTCAATTTATTTATTCCAATTTTAAAGGATTTTTTATTAAATTTTTTAAAAAAAGATCAAAATTTGCTAAAAATTTATATATCCTAAAATGTATCTTTATATTCTTGATGTAGGAAGTAAAAAATCAATGAAAGTATTACTTAATTTTTAAAATAATGGTGGTGAATAATATGAATAAAGATACTTCAGTTCTTCTAGATGAAAAAAGGGTTTTTAAAGCCAATTATAGAATAGTAGAAGAAGCTCACGTTAAAAACTGGGAGGCCGAAATTGAAAAGGGCCAAGACCTGGAAAAATACTGGTCTGAGAAAGCCGAACAGTTTGAATGGTTTGAAAAATGGGATAAAGTTCTTGATGATAGCAAGAAGCCATTCTACAAGTGGTTCACCAATGGAAAAATTAATTTATGTTATAATGCCGTTGATAGATGGGTTTTTACAGATAAAAGAAACAAAGTAGCCATTTTATATGCTAATGAAAATGGAGAGGAGAGAAAACTCACCTATTACGAGCTTTACCGCGAAGTAAATAAAATGGCCAATGCCTTAAAAAATCTGGGCATTAAAAAGGGAGATACCGTTTCTATGTATCTGCCTATGTGTCCGGAACTTTTAATATCTATGCTGGCCTGTACCCGTATTGGGGCACTACATAGTGTTGTCTATTCTGGTCTAAGTGTAGGTGCATTTGTAGAACGAATGAACGATTCTAATGCCAAGGTTTTAATAACTGCTGATGGAACATACCGCAGAGGAAAAATAATAGACCTTAAAAAGATCGCCGATGAGGCCTTGTTGCAGTGTTCCACCATTGAAACAGTAGTGGTAGTTCAGCATGCCGGAAACCCTATAACCATATCGGAGTTAAGTGGTAGGGAAATATTCTATGATACTTTAGTTGATGGTGAATCTGATGAATGCCCTGTAGAAGAAATGGATGCTGAAGACCCATTATTCCTTCTCTACACATCAGGAAGTACGGGAAAACCAAAAGGAGTTCTGCACACCACGGCAGGTTATATGGTGGGTGTAGCCACCACTTTGAAAAACGTCTTTGATATTCATGATGGGGATTTATGGTGGTGTACTGGTGATATTGGTTGGATTACAGGTCACAGTTACGCTATTTACGGCCCCCTACTTTTGGGAACCACAACTATGATTTATGAAGGAGCGCCAGACTATCCGGATCCTGGTGCCTGGTGGAAAATTGTAGAAAAGTACGGGGTAACTAAATTATACACCGCACCAACAGCCATTAGACACCTCATGAGATATGGAAGTAAGCATCCTAATCTTTACAATCTTTCTTCACTAAAAATATTAGGTAGTGTTGGGGAACCAATGAATCCAGAGGCATGGATGTGGTTATATAAAAATGTGGGGAAAGAAAAGACCCCAATAATGGATACCTGGTGGCAAACTGAGACCGGAATGCATATGATTGCTCCACTACCAATATCTCCTCTTAAACCAGGAACACCAACTCTCCCACTTCCGGGGATTGATGCTGATGTGGTGGATGAAAATGGGGATCCTGTTGCTCCAGGCAAAGGAGGATATCTAGTAATTAAAAAACCATGGCCAGCCATGTTTAGAACCCTTTATAAGGATGAAAAACGTTATATTGATGCCTACTGGAATAAAATACCTGGTGGAGTTTACCATGCCGGAGACATTGCTCGAAAAGATGAAGATGGGTATATCTGGATACAAGGACGCTCTGATGATGTACTGAATATTGCCGGCCACCGTGTTGGAACCTCAGAAGTAGAATCTGCCTTTGTTTCTCATCCGGCTGTTGTAGAATGTGCTGTAATTGGTAAATCAGATCCTATTAAAGGACAGGTTATTAAATCATTCATTATATTGAAAGAAGGTTATCAATTAAATACTAAGCTTATTGAAAACCTAAAAAAACACGTTCGCTATGAGTTAGGGCCAGTAGCAGTTTTAGGAGAAATACAACAAGTTGATAAACTTCCTAAAACCCGAAGTGGAAAAATAATGAGGCGTATTTTAAGAGCTCAGGAAGAAGGAGAAGATTTAGGTGATACTTCCACCTTAGAAGACTGAATATTTAATTAAATAACATATTCAGTTTTTTAAAACGATGAAAACAATAATTAACATAAAAAAATTAAATTAAATACAAATTCTTTTTTAATAATTACTAAAATTAATTAAATACTGATAATTATTTTAAAAAATATTTTATTAAGTAGTTTTTTATTAAATAATGGATAAGCAATCCTAACAAGGTAATCCTTTTAAGATAAGTAAATTATAGACATATGATAAGTAAGAAATGATTAAATTTTTAAAAATTGAATTTAATATATCCTGCCCTTAAACTTCTTATGTATGGCTATTTAAAAGCAAATAGGTAAAGTATATAAGTAATTATTAAAAAAGATATCAAAGAACAAATATTAGTGTGTTAAAGTAATTATTATTTCCTTAATCGCTAATTAATAATAAAGTTGAGATTATCATATTTATGTTAAAATCAAATTGAGTGTGTAATTAAAATTTAGATTCATGCTCTTAAATAAATAATAAAATTAATAATTTGGAGGTGAAAAATATGTCCAAAGTCAAAGGAACAAATAAAAGAACCAGGCCAAAATCCCGATATAGGAAAGCTGGAAGTAAAAGAGGAAGAGGAGTTAAGCATTAGTTTATAAATTAATTTGCAGAGGACTTTCCTTTAAGGAGGGTAACTCTCCTCACCCATTATTATAGTTATTAAGTTATTACATTATTATAGTTTAATTTTAAATGCAATTTCATGGAACTTATTTATCATTTAGTAATTCATTCTAGGTTCCATTACTAATAAAAATAATTATTAACTAATTATTAGATTAATTAGGATTAATATGCTTCTTTTTTAACATTCAGCACATTAGTTAATTTTTATATTTCATTACCAGCATGGTAATATCATCAAACTGTTCTCTACCCCTTACAAAAACATCAATTTTTTCCTGAACATACAATAGCAAGTTTTTAAGTTCTGGATCCTTTTTACTATTAATAACTTTTAAAAGCCTTGAATCCCCAAATAATTCATCATCACAATTGGTAGCTTCAGTTACACCGTCAGTATATAAATATGCTCTATCTCCGGGATTTAAAGTAATCATATTTTGATTATATTGGATGTTCTCCATTCCACCCAAAACAAATCCTGGTTTTGATTTTAACCAATTATAATCTTCACCATCATGTTTTAGTAATGGGGGATTATGACCTGCATTAGCATATGTAAAAATACCAGTTTTAATTTCTAAAATCCCCATCCAAGCAGTTACAAACATATTTTCATCATTTCCTTCATATAACTGATTGTTAACTGTGTTGAATACTTCTGCCGGGCTTTTTCCAAGTTGTGTGTGGTTTTTAATTAATGTTTTTGCAATTACCATAAATAATGCCGCGGGCACTCCTTTTCCAGAGACATCTCCAATAACAATTGCTAAATGATTATCATCTATTAAAAAGAAATCATAAAAATCCCCTCCAACTTCTTTGGCAGGTATATTAATGGCATAAACATCAAATTCATTTCTTCCCGGGAAAGCTGGAAATTTCCGAGGTAACATATCTGCCTGTATTTTTTGGGCAACATTCAACTCAGTATTTATCCTTTCTTTTTCAGCCGTGACCTTTTCCAGATTTTTTATATAAATTTTTAAATCTTTAATCATTTTTTCAAAAGAAAGTGCTAAAATCCCCACTTCACTTTCTTGGCTGGCGTACTGTTCACATTTTGATATAATACTGACGTCATTAGTTATTCCATTAGAATCACTTACATAATTTTGTGCAATATTAGATATGGACTCGATAGGAGTAGTAATATTTTTTTCGAGATACCATAAAAATCCTATGGACGACATATAAAAAATAGATAGTATCAAAGTTATATTAAGATATACTGACTCCCAAAAATATATTTTATCCCCACTCAACATGGTAATTGTGAAAAGGGATCGGATTCCAGTAACTAAGGCAATTAACATACCTGTGGTGATGAAAATTATAATTAATCTTTCGGTTAAAGAAATCTTTATTTCGGTCTTTTTTTCTATAATTTCTTTTGTTAAAGGTTTTAGAATATATATGAAAGCTAAGGAATAAGATATGGTTGCTGCAGCAAATGTCCAAATATTAGGTTCTTCAAATGTAGTGTAAATAATATTAACAACAGCCATTATAACCGCCAATACTAGCATTAAATTAAATGCTTTAGGTGGGATTAAATGTTTTTTACTTATTTTCGGTTTATACATTTTAAGGCCATAATAATTGGCAGCAATAATAATCAAACTACCAAACATTATAGAAAAATCAAAGTTATTAAATGCAAATACTATGGTAGTTAAAGAAACCAGATCATATAATCCTAAACCATCCATTAAAAATCCAAGAAAAGCTGCCATGACTGTGGCGGTTATAAACATGATTATTACAAATTTTATTAGGTGTTTAACTGTATCTAACCTAGGAGAACTATTTTCTCCAATATTCATACCATACCATAATTTATAAGGAATATAAGCATATAAAAACTGAATAAAAAAATTTATAGTATAAATTTGAGGGGGGTGGCCAGATAAAATATCAGATAATAAATATCCAAATGCTGCGCCTGCTGCTCCCCATGCACCAAACATCAAACCGAAAATGGGCGGTAATGCACTAGCTGGACCTAATTCAGAAATGGATATGGCTGGATAGAAATAATGAAAAAGAAACTTGATAGCAAAGACTATTGCACTGCAAATCAGCAGGGTCTTAATTTTTGATTTGGTGCTTATTGAATTAGTCATTTCAATCTCCACTTAGTAAGTTGGATTTTATTAAATATGTTATGAGATTATATTGTATTTCTATTTTAATTTTATAGAAGAATATATTGTTATCCATCTAAAAAAGCATTTTAAATCATTTAAAAAGAAAAAATGCTATTTTAATTCCTTTTTTATTTTTTTAATTTTTTTTGAATGGTTAAAATATTTTTACCATTAACATACTCATAACCTAAATAATCAACATTCTTTTTAATAAGATAAATTCCCAATCCCCCAATTTCTTTTTCAGAAGTTTTTGACACAATATCCGGATCTTCCTTTTCTAAGGGATTATACTGAATTCCACAGTCAGTAAACTTAATAGTTATTATTAAATGATCCTCTTCAAAAGAGTATTCAATTAAAACGTCCCCTTCTTTTTTGCCATAAGCATATTTTGCGATATTGACATATGCTTCTTCAATTGCAAGTTCTAATTGGAATCTATTTTTAAGAGGTATCTCAATTGAATCCAAGTTATGACTAACAAAACCCAGAACTTTCCCAAGATTTCCTGTATCTGCAGGGATTAATAATTTATTCATACTAACCATTCTCTCATAGTTAAATTGATTATATTTGAATTAATTATCAGAAATTCTATTAATCTTTTATTCAATAGTTAAAATATCTATAAATCCAGTAGCCTCAAAAACTTCCATTATAAAATCATTTACATCTTTAATGGCCATACTGCCTTGTACATTCATTGTTTTTTGGGTGGAAAGAACCAGTCTCAATCCAGCACTGGAAATATACTTCAATTCTTTAAAGTCCAGAATCAACTCTTTTACATCAGGCAAATCTTTTTTTAGTTCTTCTTCTAAAATAGGGGCAGTATTAGTGTCTAATCTACCTTCTAATTTAATTACTAGTCTTTTTTCTTCTACGATTTTATCAATGTTCATGCTTTAAACTCCTAAAGACTTAATTTAAAACCTAACTCAAAAATTATAAAATTTAAGCATCACTCATTATCATTATTAATTATTTCTATTTCATCTTTTTATACTAATAACTGTACTATTTAACCCTATAACACGAGCATAGCTTATATCATCTGCCATCTTCTGCAATACAGCGATATTTTCAAATGATTGTTCTTCTGCAGAGGAAAAGTTTGATGGATTAAATTCAATCCCCGAATCCTTAAAGGCAATAGTTATCTCATCATCCCCAATTCTTGATAAAATATCCATATTGTCAATTTT contains:
- the acs gene encoding acetate--CoA ligase, whose translation is MNKDTSVLLDEKRVFKANYRIVEEAHVKNWEAEIEKGQDLEKYWSEKAEQFEWFEKWDKVLDDSKKPFYKWFTNGKINLCYNAVDRWVFTDKRNKVAILYANENGEERKLTYYELYREVNKMANALKNLGIKKGDTVSMYLPMCPELLISMLACTRIGALHSVVYSGLSVGAFVERMNDSNAKVLITADGTYRRGKIIDLKKIADEALLQCSTIETVVVVQHAGNPITISELSGREIFYDTLVDGESDECPVEEMDAEDPLFLLYTSGSTGKPKGVLHTTAGYMVGVATTLKNVFDIHDGDLWWCTGDIGWITGHSYAIYGPLLLGTTTMIYEGAPDYPDPGAWWKIVEKYGVTKLYTAPTAIRHLMRYGSKHPNLYNLSSLKILGSVGEPMNPEAWMWLYKNVGKEKTPIMDTWWQTETGMHMIAPLPISPLKPGTPTLPLPGIDADVVDENGDPVAPGKGGYLVIKKPWPAMFRTLYKDEKRYIDAYWNKIPGGVYHAGDIARKDEDGYIWIQGRSDDVLNIAGHRVGTSEVESAFVSHPAVVECAVIGKSDPIKGQVIKSFIILKEGYQLNTKLIENLKKHVRYELGPVAVLGEIQQVDKLPKTRSGKIMRRILRAQEEGEDLGDTSTLED
- a CDS encoding PP2C family protein-serine/threonine phosphatase, whose translation is MTNSISTKSKIKTLLICSAIVFAIKFLFHYFYPAISISELGPASALPPIFGLMFGAWGAAGAAFGYLLSDILSGHPPQIYTINFFIQFLYAYIPYKLWYGMNIGENSSPRLDTVKHLIKFVIIMFITATVMAAFLGFLMDGLGLYDLVSLTTIVFAFNNFDFSIMFGSLIIIAANYYGLKMYKPKISKKHLIPPKAFNLMLVLAVIMAVVNIIYTTFEEPNIWTFAAATISYSLAFIYILKPLTKEIIEKKTEIKISLTERLIIIFITTGMLIALVTGIRSLFTITMLSGDKIYFWESVYLNITLILSIFYMSSIGFLWYLEKNITTPIESISNIAQNYVSDSNGITNDVSIISKCEQYASQESEVGILALSFEKMIKDLKIYIKNLEKVTAEKERINTELNVAQKIQADMLPRKFPAFPGRNEFDVYAINIPAKEVGGDFYDFFLIDDNHLAIVIGDVSGKGVPAALFMVIAKTLIKNHTQLGKSPAEVFNTVNNQLYEGNDENMFVTAWMGILEIKTGIFTYANAGHNPPLLKHDGEDYNWLKSKPGFVLGGMENIQYNQNMITLNPGDRAYLYTDGVTEATNCDDELFGDSRLLKVINSKKDPELKNLLLYVQEKIDVFVRGREQFDDITMLVMKYKN
- a CDS encoding ATP-binding protein; translated protein: MNKLLIPADTGNLGKVLGFVSHNLDSIEIPLKNRFQLELAIEEAYVNIAKYAYGKKEGDVLIEYSFEEDHLIITIKFTDCGIQYNPLEKEDPDIVSKTSEKEIGGLGIYLIKKNVDYLGYEYVNGKNILTIQKKLKK
- a CDS encoding STAS domain-containing protein; this encodes MNIDKIVEEKRLVIKLEGRLDTNTAPILEEELKKDLPDVKELILDFKELKYISSAGLRLVLSTQKTMNVQGSMAIKDVNDFIMEVFEATGFIDILTIE